The genomic stretch ctttctctctctcagaggGAGGTTGACGAAGACACGACAGTCACCGTCCCTTCAGCCGTGTAGGTCCACAGACGcggtgtgagtgcgtgtgtgtgtatgtgcgtgtgcgtgcacgcAGCCCACAGCTCTTTGTTGGAGTTGACGCTGGAGtaacttcttttctctctctctctctctctctctctctctctctctctttctctctctctttctctctctctctctttctatctctctctctctctctgttttgtctTCTCATGCAGGTATGTGGCTCAACTTTATCGCCGAATTAGTAAAATCGAGTGGGATTATGAATGTGAGCCGGGGATGATCAAAGGCAGTATCCTTTGTGGTGAAAGTGGAAccttgtgcactcttggtgggaatctTAAACGGCGCAGACACTATGGCAGATCCTAAAAAATTCAGCAGAATAACCACATAGCCCAGCAGGTCGACTTCTGGGGATACGCACgaaggaattgaaagcagggacttgagcagatgtttgtacatccatgttcacagcagcactgttcacaaaagccaaaaggtgggagcaacccaagtgtccatcagcagatgaccagataaacaaagtgtggtccatccatacggtggaatattactcggcctttaaaaggaaagacattctggcacatgctacaacatggatgaacctggaacatAATCTGCTGgttgaaataaaccagacacagaaagtcAGTCCTATATGATTCCACCTACATGAGGTCCCTGGAGGAGTCAGATTCGTGGAAACAGAACGTAGGATGGGGATTATGATGGGAGGGGGAGTCAGTGTTTAATGGAGACAGAGctttggttttgcaagatgaaaagagttctggagatggtggtgatagttgcacaacaacatgaatgtgCTTAATGCTGCTGAACTGTGCACTTTCAAATGTTTAAGGTGgtaaatataatgttatatgtattttaccacaattttaaaaaaagatagtgcATTATCTTAACTTTCTGTTCATGAAAATTTCTTTCAGTCTCTAATTATCTTAATAATAACAATTGAAAGGCAGTGTCCTTTCgtcgtggggggagggggagggccatGTGTGCTGGGTTTCCCTTACATCTGCACCCTCAGTCCATCATGGCCCCAGCGTTGCTCAGCCCATCCACCTGGACAGCACCCAGCTCTCCAAGAAATTCATCAGCGACTATCTCTGGAGCTTGGTGGACACGGAGTGGTAGCCAGGAGCCTCTGGGACTGCATCGTACAGTCCCACACAGTGGGAATCAGCCCGTGGTGGGTGGTCAGTNNNNNNNNNNNNNNNNNNNNNNNNNNNNNNNNNNNNNNNNNNNNNNNNNNNNNNNNNNNNNNNNNNNNNNNNNNNNNNNNNNNNNNNNNNNNNNNNNNNNNNNNNNNNNNNNNNNNNNNNNNNNNNNNNNNNNNNNNNNNNNNNNNNNNNNNNNNNNNNNNNNNNNNNNNNNNNNNNNNNNNNNNNNNNNNNNNNNNNNNNNNNNNNNNNNNNNNNNNNNNNNNNNNNNNNNNNNNNNNNNNNNNNNNNNNNNNNNNNNNNNNNNNNNNNNNNNNNNNNNNNNNNNNNNNNNNNNNNNNNNNNNNNNNNNNNNNNNNNNNNNNNNNNNNNNNNNNNNNNNNNNNNNNNNNNNNNNNNNNNNNNNNNNNNNNNNNNNNNNNNNNNNNNNNNNNNNNNNNNNNNNNNNNNNNNNNNNNNNNNNNNNNNNNNNNNNNNNNNNNNNNNNNNNNNNNNNNNNNNNNNNNNNNNNNNNNNNNNNNNNNNNNNNNNNNNNNNNNNNNAAAatactcaggagaaaaaaaattccagaaagttccaaaaagcaaaacttgaatttacagctatttacatatcatttacattgcatttacaactatttacatagcactcCTACTGTATTAGCtgttgtaagtaatctagagatgatttaaagtatatgggagaggacttccctggtggcacagtggttgagaatccgcctgccaatgcaggggacacgggttcaagcccttgtccgggaagatcccacatgccgcggagcacctaagcccgtgcaccacaactactctgcctgtactctagagcccatgagccacaactgctgaagcctgtgcaccacaactactgaagcccgcacgcctagagcccgtgctccacaacaagagaagccactgcaatgagaagcccacgctctgcaacaaagagtagcccccgctcgccgcaactagagatagcctgcACTCAGCAaaaaagatccaatgcagccaaaaataaataaaaataaaaataaataaatttataaaaaaataaagtttatggcAGGATGTGTGTAAGTTATATGCAaacactatgccattttatatcaGGGTCCTGAGCATCTATGGATTCTGGTATCCCCAGGTtgtgggcggggggcgggtgttgtcctggaaccaatccccctggATGCTAAGCGGGAACTGTACTGGGTTTTTCTACCCCTCAGGTCCTGAAACATCATGCAGCAATTTAGGGAAGTCTTTCCACACTGTGTTAAACACTggtgtaatcttttttttttttgaattttattttattNNNNNNNNNNNNNNNNNNNNNNNtcacccctcccccccccgccgctttccccccttggtgtccatacgtttgttctctacatctgtgtctctatttctgccctgcaaaccggttcatttgtaccatttttctaggttccacatatatgcgttagtgtacgatatttgtttttctctttctgacttgcttcactctgtatgacagcctctagatccatccacgtctccacaaatgacccaagtggtgtaacttttttttaatttttaatttttttattgaagtgtagttgatttacaatgttgtgttaatttatgctgtatagcaaaatgattcagtttacGTATAtgtccattatggtttatcacagggtattgaatatagttccccgtactatacagtaggaccttgttgtttatccatcctatatatactagtttgcatctgcgaatcccaaactcccaatccatccctcccccatccccctcccccttggcaaccacaagtctgttctctatgtctgtgagtctgtttctgtttcgtagataggttcatttgtgtcgtattttagattccacatataagtgatgtcatacggtatttgtctttctctttctgactcacttcacttagtatgatcatctctagttccaCCCATCTTGCTGCAAACACTGGTGTAATGTAAACACATACTGACCTTTTAATACCCCTGCCCTACGACCCAGGCTCATCCTAAGTGAAAAATCCAACACTCCTCTCTGCCGTTCAGCTAAGGATGCCTTGGGTTTCTCTCTCACTAAATTCTCCAAGATACTGTACTGATTGAATTCTACAAGTCACAGAAGGGAGGCGATGATGGGATCCTCCcttgcatgtgtgtatgtattttggcCCCACGCAGCTtatgcgatcttagttccccaaccgtgAATTGAACCTGCCACTCCCTACGGTGGAAGCCCAGgatttaaccactggacctccagggaagtccctctcccttgtatttaaagtgtatgagggacttccctggtggcgcagtggttaagaatccgcctgccgggacttccctggtggtccagtggttgagactccacgcacggtttgatccctggtcagggaactaagatccccacgtGCCACGCagcggggccaaaaaaaaaaaaaaaaagacaccgcctggtctgggaagatcccacatgcttcggagcagctaagcccgtgcgtcacaactactgagcctatgcactgcaactactgaagcacacgtACCtggagcccatactctgcaacaagagaagccaccgcaatgagaagcccacacaccacaacgaagagtagcccccgctcgccacaactagagaaagctcacgcacggcaatgaagacccaacgcagccaaaagtaaataaatatatttattttaaaaacaaaataaagcgtGTGAAAAGGAGAGCAGGGGATTGAGTCAGTCACCATCCACCTGTGCCAGGTCAGGCCAGACTGAACCTTAGATCCTGGGGACACCAGGATGATCTAACACTTGCCCTGCAGAGTATCAGGGCAGTCAGACACCGTCACAGAAAGGACAGCACATCTGGGGGTAATGGGAACCAAAATGTCAGCTAACAGCGGTCCTTTGCCTGGGGTGGGAGAAtgaattaggatttttttccttgttgcttaccAATATCTCCTAagcattttacattaaatatgtaattcTATAATtcaagttaaataaatattaaagagctGGCAGTAGACTAGAGGATGCTTTGGTAacaagggagggggctggggacacagaggtACATTGGACAGGATGGAaggtggaaggggaggagaagggtcCAGAGCTGAGGGATGAAGCTTCTGCTCCAGCCAGGGGAGTGACAGGGACCAGATTTCCTCTCCCATCTGACACAACTCCCAAATTGGGCAAGATGTATGAAAGAAGGTTTTCAAGACACTTGACATGTCTTGGAGGGACAGTGGCTCCTGAGACCCACGTGACCGCACCAGTGTGCTGCTTGAGAAAGTTCCAGGCTGTGGTGCTGGGGACCACATgcttcggagcaactaagcccgtgcgtcatagctgctgagcccatgcaccgctcTCTCCCTGAGCGCCCGGGGAGCTGAGAGTCCAGGCACGCCGGGGCAGGCAGACACCACCCGAGTGCTCCTCGCAGGGAATGCGTGAACACGGGAGAATGTCCCCGCAGTGGCATAGCACGTGGCAGTGAAAAGAAACCAAATCCTGATCCAAGCTGCCACCTGTCTGAATAACATGGTggactgaaagaagccagaagaaaatgGTACATAGTGGATGATTCCCAGCTATTTAAAAGTCTAGAAAACGCAGCCGTCTTTAGTGACAGAAAGCACATCAGTGGTTGTCTGGAGGGAGAGGGTAGTGTGGTTCACAGATGCTTCATGGGTATATACACACGTCACAGTTAATCAGATTGTGCACCTTAAGTATATACAGTttactgtatgtcaactataccttaataaagctgtatttaataaaataggcttcagttttaggtttacagaagaACTAAGCATACAGTAATGAAAGTCTCCACAGACTCCCCACTAGCCCCCGTTCCCCCATCCAGTAGTTTCCCCTATTAGTAACATTTTGCTTTAGTCAggaacatttgttacaattgatgaacctacaaacagatatatatatatatatatatatatttatttttatttatttatttactttttgaagtatagttgatgttgcagcaggcaggctccttaatTGCacagcaggctccttagttgcagctcacgggctccttagttacggcttgccagctccttagttgtggcatgtgaactcttagctgcggcatgcatgtgggatctagttccccgaccagggattgaacccgggccccctgcattgggagtgcggagtcttaaccactgcgccaccagggaagtccctgtgatggCTGATTTTATGTAACACCCTGACTAGGCTTCATGGGTCCCAGATATTTAGTCAAACATTACTTTGTATGTGTCTGTGGGGGTGTTTTGAATGAGAGTAACATTTAAATTGGCTGACTGCCCTACGTGGGTGAGCCACATCCAATCAGATGAAAGCCGAAATAGGACAAAAAGGCCCTCCCAGGTAAGAAGGAATTCCTCTTGCTTGACTGTTAAGGTgggacattttggttttttttttttctcctgccttcATACTTGAACTGAAGCGTCAGCTCCTCCTGGATCTTGAGACTGATGGTATCTGGACTAGATCATTTGGGTCTCCAGTTTGCCTGCTGTAGATCTTGAATCTTGTCAGTCTCTATAACTGCATGAGCTGATTCCTTATAacatctttctctccctctttccctctaccTCCCTGTAAAAATACTGCACAAGGAAAGTCAGGCAAATGCTTTATGATGATGATTTTAGCACTGATGCCTTAGAAAGCGTGGAACCCTCTCCAAGAGATAGCAATCTATTCATTTGACCAAGTTATTCCAGGTCCAATGGGACTTAGATGATACTTAACAgaaaattttcttgaataatGGCCATACTTTTACTTAGAAGTTAAGAACAATTTCTAACTGCTCTTAGAGCTACTTATCTTCTACTCTCTTTTCTACTTCCCTCTGCAAATGGCCACAATCCCTGGTGCTACCGTTTGAAGTATAAGCATAGAATTGGAAAGAATACTAACCCATATAATTACTGTACTTCACTTAAATGGTTTTGGTTATAAAGAAGAGATAAGAACCACTCCCCgcatcaaatataaaaatgaccaagtacttcttttatcctttatcaactgcaaaaacaaacagcTCTCTAGGACCCGGGAACAGAGCACCCTGTCACTGATGGGGTGTTGTTCAGGAAAAACCGAATGGGAGACATTACTCAAAATTACATATGGCAGCAAATAtcttagaataaaaaatcttgTAGCTATGCTCTCTATACATCCCCACAAGAGCAGGCAGGCTTCCTAAACGATTAAAAACTGAACAAATAAGAGGCATAGCAGAAGTCCCTCCAGCCACAGTGCTGTGTTGTGGGGAAGAGACGGATTTGTAAATCCTAGAGCAAGGTTCTTCCTACCCGACGCCACTGCTGGGTTGAGACCCTGGGGGACGCCACTGTCACCATGTCTGACCAGGAGGCAAAACCTTCAACTGAGGACTTGAGGgataagaaggaaggagagaacacTAAACTCAAAGTCATCAGACAGGATAGCAGTGAGATTCACTTCGAAGTGAAAATGATGATGCATCACAAGAAACTCAAAGAATCATACTGTCAAAGACAGGGAGTTCCCATGAATTCACTCAGGTTTCTCTTTGAGGGTCAGAGAATTGCTGATAATTACACTCCAAAAGAACTGGGAATGGAGGAAGAAGATGTGATTGAAGTTTATCAGGAACAAACGGGGGCATTCAATggtttagatatttttattttttattcttctcccttaatccttttttatttttaaaaatagttcttttgTAATGTAGTGTTCAAAACAGAATTGAAAACTGGCACCCCATCTCTTTAAAACATCTGGTAATTTGAATTCTAGTGCCCATTATTCATTATNNNNNNNNNNNNNNNNNNNNNNNNNNNNNNNNNNNNNNNNNNNNNNNNNNNNNNNNNNNNNNNNNNNNNNNNNNNNNNNNNNNNNNNNNNNNNNNNNNNNNNNNNNNNNNNNNNNNNNNNNNNNNNNNNNNNNNNNNNNNNNNNNNNNNNNNNNNNNNNNNNNNNNNNNNNNNNNNNNNNNNNNNNNNNNNNNNNNNNNNNNNNNNNNNNNNNNNNNNNNNNNNNNNNNNNNNNNNNNNNNNNNNNNNNNNNNNNNNNNNNNNNNNNNNNNNNNNNNNNNNNNNNNNNNNNNNNNNNNNNNNNNNNNNNNNNNNNNNNNNNNNNNNNNNNNNNNNNNNNNNNNNNNNNNNNNNNNNNNNNNNNNNNNNNNNNNNNNNNNNNNNNNNNNNNNNNNNNNNNNNNNNNNNNNNNNNNNNNNNNNNNNNNNNNNNNNNNNNNNNNNNNNNNNNNNNNNNNNNNNNNNNNNNNNNNNNNNNNNNNNNNNNNNNNNNNNNNNNNNNNNNNNNNNNNNNNNNNNNNNNNNNNNNNNNNNNNNNNNNNNNNNNNNNNNNNNNNNNNNNNNNNNNNNNNNNNNNNNNNNNccagcggccatggcccacgggcccagccgctccgcggcacgtgggatcctcccggaccggggcgcgaacccggttcccctgcatcggcaggcggacgcgcaaccaccgcgccaccagggaagccccccccattctttacataatagtttgcatatgcttatcccaaactcccaatccatccctccaccatggctcatttatttttatcattgaatatatgccattgtctggatgtaccatcgTGTGTGTATCCGCTCACCTATTGAAAGACATCCTCAGAGCTGACTGGGCGGGTTAACGGCAGACACCACGGAGCGGCAAAGCAGGATGAGTTGTGGCGCGTGGTGACCACCAGAGGGCGCCAGattcccccttctctctcaccAGGATGGCACCAGCCATTTCCCTCCTGTCCTAACCCCACTGTTCCCTGCTCTAGGGTTGATCGGGTCTTTTCCTTGAACTAGGGTTGATCTGGAAACCACATGTGGGAAAAATTAAGTTGGACTTGTTTCCTTCAGATTAAAAACCAGGGTTTCATGATTAGATGCATGacggggggcggggaaggggtggTACTTTGTTGAGCATTTATGGGGTCTTGGCCAGAATCTCCCCCACAAAGAAGTTAACTGAAGGGTCAGCTGGATCTGCCATCTGTAGAGATGAACTTAGctgttgggggggcgggggaggggggaggaaaagcAGCCCCGAGCCTGATTTCCCATGACTGCAATGCCAGCGACCCCTTGCCCAAGGCTGCTTGCATCTGTTTGGATGAGAAATCAGGGGCCCAGCAGAAGGGGTGATGGCTTGGAATCTTTGGCCCGAGGGACACCCCCGCTTCCTCTATCTATTGATTACGTTAAGCTGCTGTTGCTGGCTGCAGACAGAGCTGCCTTCCCGGGTGTGTGCAGGGCTCCCCGCGTGGATTCAGGGCAGGTGATGCATGCCTTGTCTTCACCCTGTGTTCTCAGTTATGGCTCTTTAAGGAAGATAGTGCCTGTTCCAGAAATACTGATCGATTTTTTCAGAATGTATAATTAAGGGCTCAGAATAAGGAATCTTATGCCTACAAATaggttttaaattaattcatgaTAACTTATTACACACTGAATCGTATTGAGGGACGATTATGCATTTAAAGCCATGTAAGTGTTCCCATGAAAACTTGAGTGAAGCTggaacttttattatttatttatttgtttatcggTGTCtcgaggcatgagggatcttagttcctcgaccagggatggaaactgtgccccctgcagtggaagcggggagtcctaaccactggaccgccagggaattcctgaagctggaactttaaaacttttttcattccttatttCCTAGTCTCTCGCCTTCACCCCTTTTTAAGGAAAATGATATCAGTTCATTCTGGTGAATCCGGAGCAACCTGGACAAAGATAAATTGACCCCAAAGAGGACTTAAAGAAAATCTAGTTCCTTTCTACTCTGGTGGTACCTGGGATCCTCAGACCCTCATACAACATCTCAcctatagagaacaaactagtggttaccaggggggagagggaaggggggaggggcaacataggggtaggggagtaagaggtacaaactattgtgtataaaataagctacaaggatatacaatatggggaatatagccaatattttataataactataaacggagtataacctttaaaaattgtgaatcactatatagTACAGCTGTAActtatattgtacatcaactatacttcaatagggcttcccttgtggtgcaatggttaagaatctgcctgccagcgcaggggacacgggttcgagccctggtccgggaagatccgagtgctgcggagcaactaagcccatgcgccacaactactgagcctgcactctagagcccgcgagccacaactactgagtccacgtgccacaactactgaagcctgcccgcctagagcccattctctgcaaaaagagaagccaccacagtgagaagcccgcgcaccgcaacgaagagtagcccccgctcgccacaactagagaaagcccacgtgcagcaacgacgaccaaaagcagccaaaaataaataaattaattaaataattaattttaaaaaactatacctcaattaaaaaaaaatttttggaattccctggtgatccagtggttagaactccaggcttccactgacgggagcctgggttcgatccctggccaggaaactaagatcctgcaaggtgTGCagtgcgaccaaaaaaaaaaagtaaaaaccaaccaaacaaaaatctCACCTAAATCCCTGCCTGCCTCCAGGAGCCAGAAGTCCTAAGTCATGAAGTAGG from Physeter macrocephalus isolate SW-GA chromosome 2, ASM283717v5, whole genome shotgun sequence encodes the following:
- the LOC112067620 gene encoding small ubiquitin-related modifier 1-like; its protein translation is MSDQEAKPSTEDLRDKKEGENTKLKVIRQDSSEIHFEVKMMMHHKKLKESYCQRQGVPMNSLRFLFEGQRIADNYTPKELGMEEEDVIEVYQEQTGAFNGLDIFIFYSSPLILFYF